A stretch of Henckelia pumila isolate YLH828 chromosome 4, ASM3356847v2, whole genome shotgun sequence DNA encodes these proteins:
- the LOC140861532 gene encoding uncharacterized protein: MESSASENSFFKSLVLDGTNYPLWKTRMRFTIKAMDERARKIILIGWTAPKLVDKDGDYIIKPETAWTTEETQLSIFNAKAINAIFSSLDMRMFGLIADYVVAKDAWNTLQEHCEGSKSVKRTKMRLINSKFENLCMSEDETIFEYDQRIREIVTETFTLGEPISNERPVNKVIRSLPERFNGKIWALEEVKDTSKMKRTELISILQVFEMNNTAQKKDKGNTIALKTSDESYKEYAQFCQNVLQSDLGEDTISLMTKNFNEYLRRMKEVKNFDQKLKAPMFSNKPLKITGSEQSPRKFTNPPKPKMMLEGKKKPVSKKLDTVQCHACQGFGHYANECANMLRKGMNTSLSDEESEKYEEQEDEESHTALSALLESKKCFQAVVSRLEVVLNKKNLEVCQLKEELRKAKATLAKFNSSTIKLDSLLMMERDGTTGLGFENNKFEVGECSKGPVFVKESSSTKISTKKATPIDPPKPKPQPTAPSMSKRKHNGSSRHMTGFKKFLTDYVEHKSGKLTYGGGSKVNIVGKGTLNVAGLPKLRNVLHVVGLTTNLISISQLCDENLHVQFDKNECKVFDSSNLCVMIDLKKKTDEDEVDDLRDNSGNSDVVQGVTTSPTTPSAKIPETKDEQLTDENIDEYSEVNETEKNIPSRIQKNYPTSQVIGDVHGDLQTREKRRWTTENWKVEYV, translated from the exons ATGGAATCATCTGCTTCTGAAAATTCGTTTTTTAAGTCTCTAGTTCTTGATGGAACGAATTATCCTCTATGGAAGACAAGGATGCGATTTACCATAAAAGCTATGGATGAACGTGCAAGGAAAATCATACTTATAGGTTGGACTGCTCCAAAACTCGTGGACAAAGATGGTGACTATATCATAAAGCCAGAAACTGCATGGACAACCGAGGAGACACAACTTTCAATCTTTAACGCTAAGGCCATCAACGCCATATTTTCCAGTTTGGACATGAGGATGTTTGGCCTTATTGCTGACTATGTTGTAGCCAAGGATGCATGGAATACCCTACAAGAGCACTGTGAAGGGTCTAAAAGTGTCAAGAGAACAAAGATGAGGTTAATAAATTCAAAGTTCGAGAATCTTTGCATGAGTGAAGATGAAACAATTTTTGAGTATGATCAACGTATTCGAGAGATAGTTACTGAGACATTCACTCTTGGAGAACCGATTTCAAATGAAAGACCTGTGAATAAAGTTATTCGATCACTACCTGAGAGATTCAATGGTAAAATTTGGGCGCTTGAAGAAGTCAAGGATACCTCGAAGATGAAGCGGACAGAACTGATAAGTATACTTCAAGTGTTTGAGATGAATAACACTGCacaaaagaaggataaaggaaatACAATTGCCTTGAAAACTTCTGATGAATCATATAAAGAGTATGCTCAATTTTGTCAAAATGTTCTTCAATCTGATCTTGGAGAGGATACGATTTCATTGATGACCAAAAATTTCAATGAATATCTACGAAGAATGAAGGAGGTCAAGAATTTtgatcaaaaactcaaggctccaatgttctcCAACAAGCCTTTGAAAATCACTGGATCAGAACAGTCACCAAGGAAGTTTACTAATCCTCCTAAGCCTAAAATGATGTTGGAAGGAAAGAAAAAGCCTGTTTCAAAGAAGTTAGACACTGTTCAGTGTCATGCATGTCAAGGctttggacactatgcaaatgagtgtgctaACATGCTTAGGAAGGGAATGAACACGTCCttgagtgatgaagagtctgaAAAATATGAAGAACAGGAAGATGAAGAGAGTCACACTGCATTATCTGCCTTACTGGAAAGCAAGAAGTgttttcaa GCTGTTGTTTCGAGACTTGAAGTGGTGTTAAACAAGAAAAATTTGGAAGTGTGCCAATTAAAGGAAGAACTCAGAAAAGCAAAAGCTACTttggccaagtttaattcaagcactatCAAGCTTGATTCTTTACTCATGATGGAAAGAGATGGTACAACTGGTTTAGGTTTTGAGAACAATAAATTTGAAGTTGGTGAATGCTCGaaaggccctgtgtttgtcaaggaaagcAGCAGTACTAAAATCTCAACCAAGAAGGCCACACCaattgatcctccaaaaccaaaacCACAGCCTACTGCTCCTTCAATGTCTAAAAGGAAACATAA cggtagctcaCGTCATATGACAGGTTTCAAGAAGTTTCTCACTGATTATGTTGAACATAAAAGTGGAAAATTAACCTATGGAGGTGGTTCAAAGGTAAACATAGTTGGAAAAGGAACACTGAATGTTGCTGGTCTGCCtaagcttcgcaatgtgcttcatgttgtaGGATTAACTacaaatctaataagcataagccaactttgtgatgaaaATTTACATGTTCAATTTGATAAGAATgaatgcaaagtttttgatagtTCAAATTTGTGTGTCATGATAG atctaaagaagaaaacagatGAAGATGAAGTTGATGATTTGCGGGATAATTCTGGAAATTCagatgttgtccaaggtgttACAACATCTCCGACAACACCTTCTGCAAAAATTCCAGAAACTAAAGATGAACAGCTTACTGATGAGAATATTGATGAGTACAGTGAGGTAAACGAAACTGAAAAGAATAttccaagcagaattcagaagaaCTATCCAACCTCACAAGttattggagatgtgcatggagacttgcaaactcgagAAAAGAGAAGGTGGACTACTGAAAATTGGAAGGTCGAATATGTATGA